One Manihot esculenta cultivar AM560-2 chromosome 6, M.esculenta_v8, whole genome shotgun sequence DNA segment encodes these proteins:
- the LOC110617108 gene encoding bidirectional sugar transporter SWEET10, translated as MALHLSLDFVFGVLANIISAMVCLAPLPTFYQICKKKTSEGFQSIPYVIALFSAMLWLFYAIFDEDSTLLITINSFTFFMETGYLTVYLIYATKKDRMFTTKLILFFNIFGFGMIAILTLFLTHGRKRVDVLGWICMIFALCVFVAPMGIMRKVIKTKSVEFMPFSLSFFLTLTAVMWFFYGFLKKDLYVAIPNTLGFLFGIVQMVLYLIYRNPKKLPVEDPKLRELSEHIVDVAKLSATLCSEITTVVVPQPIDNGNDVGGQKIKEETEQDIGTPADKV; from the exons ATGGCCTTGCACTTGTCATTGGACTTCGTTTTTGGCGTTTTAG CTAATATAATCTCCGCCATGGTTTGCCTTGCTCCTCT GCCAACTTTTTACCAAATTTGCAAGAAGAAAACAAGCGAAGGTTTCCAGTCTATTCCATATGTAATTGCACTATTTAGTGCTATGCTGTGGTTGTTCTATGCAATTTTTGATGAGGATTCCACCCTTCTCATCACCATTAACTCCTTCACTTTCTTCATGGAGACTGGCTACCTTACTGTGTACCTTATCTATGCCACAAAGAAGGACAGG ATGTTCACTACAAAACTCATCCTCTTCTTCAATATTTTTGGTTTCGGAATGATCGCTATCTTAACTCTTTTCCTTACACATGGCCGCAAACGCGTTGATGTTCTTGGATGGATTTGCATGATCTTTGCTTTATGCGTGTTTGTTGCCCCTATGGGTATCATG AGAAAAGTGATAAAAACGAAGAGTGTCGAGTTCATGCCATTTTCTTTATCATTCTTCCTCACCTTGACTGCGGTGATGTGGTTCTTCTATGGTTTTCTAAAGAAAGACCTTTATGTTGCC ATTCCAAACACATTGGGCTTTCTTTTTGGGATTGTCCAGATGGTGCTTTATTTAATCTACAGAAACCCCAAGAAATTACCTGTAGAGGATCCTAAACTTCGCGAATTGTCCGAGCACATCGTCGACGTTGCAAAGCTGAGTGCAACCCTCTGTTCCGAGATAACCACAGTAGTGGTTCCACAGCCCATAGACAATGGAAATGATGTTGGAGGTCAAAAAATTAAGGAAGAAACCGAGCAGGACATTGGTACCCCTGCAGACAAAGTTTAA